CCCTCCAGTTCCTGCAGGTGCTGGCCCGGTCCGGGGAGAAAGCAAGTTCCCTTGTCAGCTGCTGCGCCGTCTACCCCCAGGTTCTGGTGAACGTGGAGGTGCCCCACAGCGGCGGCGTGAAGGAGGCCATTATGGCGTCCCCCGCGCTGGCGGAGGCCGTGAAGCGGGAGGAGGAGGCCCTCGCCGGCGCTGGCCGGGTGCTGGTGCGCCCCTCCGGCACGGAGGCCCTGATCCGGGTGATGGTGGAGGCCAAAACCACGCAGATCGCCCAGGCGGTGGCGGACCGGCTGGCAGATTTCATCAAATCGCAAAAAAAATAAAAATCTGTTTCTCGGATTTTTTTACAAATTGCTTGACATTTCACTGGATAGACAGGTATAATACGATATGTACAAATTTAGCGAGAAGACACCCCAGCCCCTGGACCAGTGCAGCGATGAAACGCTGTGCCAACTGGTTGCCGGCGGCAGCCGCGAAGCGGAGGAAGCTCTTGTGACGCGGTACAACCGGCTGGTCCGGACCTGCGCCCGCCCCTTCTTTCTGGTGGGCGGCGACAGCGAGGATCTGACCCAGGAGGGCATGGTGGGCCTCCTCAAAGCCGTTCGGGAGTATGACGCCTCCAAGGAGGCATCCTTCCGGACCTTCGCAGAAATCTGCATTCGTAACCGGCTGTATTCCGTCCTCCGCGCCGCGGCGCGGGATAAGCACATGGCTCTCAATCAGTCGGTCCCCTTGGATACACCCTTCTTTGACGCCAATTCCTACACCTCTGGTACCAGCGATCTGACTCAGCGCGATCCCGAAGCGTATCTCATCGACAGGGAACATACCGCTGCCCTCTTATCCGGTGTCCGGAAACAGTTGTCCGAGTTTGAAGCAAAGATTTTGGGGTACTATTTAGACGGTCTTTCATGCAGGGAAATTGCCGAGACGGTAGGCAAGCCCCCAAAGTCCGTGGACAACGCCGTGCAGCGCATTCGGCGCAAGGTGGCACGGCAGCTTCTTTCCGGCGATCTCAGCGGAAGCTGAACGCAATATATTTTTCTTTTCAAAGAGAGGGTAACATCATGTACGAAGACAAGACCTTAGTTTGCAAGGAGTGCGGCCAGGAGTTCGTGTTCACCGCCGGCGAGCAGGAGTTCTATGCCGAGCGCGGCTTCCAGAACGAGCCCCAGCGGTGCAAGGCCTGCCGTGACGCCCGCAAGAACGCGGCCCGCGGTCCCCGGGAGTATTTCACCGCTGTCTGCGCCGCCTGCGGCGGCGAAGCCCGCGTGCCCTTCGAGCCGAAGTCTGACCGTCCCGTGTACTGCAGCGAGTGCTTCGCCAAGATGCGGGACCAGCAGAGATAAACGAATCAATCCGTTTTGGTCTCTTGCAGAGGCGGCGCCCGGTGGGCGCCGCTTCTTCTTTTGCCGTGGGAGCCGGCCGCCGCGCCCCGCGCCGGGGAAACGGGAGGCATTCCGGAAAAATGTGCCGGTGCGGACGCCGAATCTCCACATTTCCAGGCTTTTCAAAGATTTTCTCTTGAAAAACATCGAAAACTAGAGTATAATACCCCTGCTGAATTTCAGATTAGAATTGGAGGAACCTCTGATGATCGAGATCAAGAAGGACACCATCATCGGTGACATTCTGGACGTGGCGCCTCAGACCGCGCCCATCTTCCTGTCCATCGGCATGCACTGCCTGGGCTGCCCCTCTTCCCGGGGCGAGACTGTGGAGGAGGCCTGCATGGTCCACGGCGTGGACTGCGACAAGCTGCTGGCCCTGGTGAACGAGGAAGCCAACAAGAAAGCGGAATGACCGGAACGGGACGCATACGGGAGACCGTATGCGTCCTCCTCCGACAGCCGGAACAGGAGGGCGCCATGGGAAAACATCTGGAACTGACGCCGCGCCTGCGGCAGATCGCCGCCTGGGTCCGCCAGGGTGCGCACCTCGCTGATGTTGGCACGGATCACGCCTATCTGCCCGTGTGGCTGACGCTGCAGGGCCGCGTGGCCTCTGCCATTGCCAGCGATCTGCGGCGCGGCCCCCTGGACCGGGCGCAGGAGACCGGCCGGCGCTACGGTGTGGGGGACCGGATCACCTTCCGCCTGGGCAACGGTCTGGCCGCCGTGGCGCCGGAGGAGTGCGACACCATCGTCATCGCCGGCATGGGGGCGAGAACATCGCCCAGATTCTGGCCGGGGCACCCTGGACCGCCGACGGCCGCCACACCCTGCTGCTCCAGCCCCAGAGCCGGGCGGAGGCGCTGCGCCGCTTCCTGGCGGAGCACGGCTACGCCATAGCGCGGGAGGCGCTGGTGCGGGACCGGGGCTTTCTCTATCCCGTGATCGAGGCCGGGGCAGGGGAGATGCATCTCACGCTGGGCCGGCAGTGGGCCGGGGCGGACCTGCTCTACGACCCCTGGGGGACCGCTACATCATCGAGAAGATCATCCAGCTCCAGGCGGCGGCGGCCGGGTCCAACCGGGCGTCGGCGCCAGAGGCCCGGGAACGGGGCGATTACGCCAGGGCCGTCATCACGGAGCTTCTGCAAATGAGGGAGGAGTGGCGCCATGCCAACTGTCCGGGAAATTGAACAGGCCCTGTTCCGACTGGCCCCGAAGGAGGGCGCCATGGACTGGGACAACGTGGGCCAGCTGCTGGGGGACCCGGAGGCGGAGGTCCGGCGGGTCCTGGTGGCCCTGGACATCACGGAGGCCGTGGCGGACGAGGCCATCGCGGAAAACTGCCAGCTGATTGTCAGCCACCATCCGGTGATGAACTGCAAATGGCTGCCGGTGCAGACCGTCCGGCAGGACACGCCCCAGGGGCACCTGCTGCTGAAAATCCTGAGGAGCGGCCTGTCCGCCATCTGTATGCACACGAACCTGGATGTGGCCCCCGGCGGCGTCAACGACGCGCTGGCCGCCGCGCTGGGGCTGGAGGACCCTGGGCCGCTGGGGACCCGGAGGGGCTGTGCCGGATGGGAACACTGGCAAGTCCTATGCCTTTACAGGAATTTGCAAAGCACGTCTGCCGGGCGCTCCAGGCCAACGGCGTCCGCTACGCCGGGGACAGCGGCCCGGTGCGGAAGGTCGCGGTGGGCGGCGGCGCCTGCGGCGACTATGAGGATGCGGCCATCGCCGCAGGGTGCGACGTGTTCGTGACCTCGGACCTCAGCTACCACCAGTTTTTAGACGCGGCAGGGAAGGGCATCCGCCTGATCGACGCGGGCCACTTCCCCACAGAGAATCCGGTGTGCACCGTGCTGGCAGAGTACCTGCGCGGCCGGTTCCCGGGCCTCACCGTCACCAAATCCGCCTCCCACCGGGAGGTCATCCAGTATTACGTAGAAGGAGAGTAATGTACCATGTCCGGACATTCCAAATGGCATAATATCCAAAAGACCAAGGGCGCGGCCGACGCCAAGCGCTCCGCCGCCTTCACCAAGATCGCCAAGGAGATCATCGTGGCCGTGAAAGAGGGCGGCGGCTCCGGCGACCCCAACAACAACTCCCGCCTGGCCACGGTCATCGCCAAGGCCAAGGCCGTCAACATGCCCAACGACAACATCAAGCGCACCATCGACCGGGCCCTGGGCTCCGGCAGCACCGACAACTACGAGGCCGTCACCTACGAGGGCTACGGCCCCGGCGGCGTGGCCGTCATTGTGGAGGCCCTGACCGACAACCGCCAGCGCACCGCGCCGGAGGTCCGCCACGCGTTCGACAAGTGCAACGGCAACCTGGGCGCCCAGGGCTGCGTCAGCTGGTCCTTTGACAAGAAGGGCGTCATCGTCATTGACAACGAGGAGGGCGAGCTGGACGAGGACACCGTCATGATGGACGCTCTGGAGGCCGGTGCCGCCGACTTTGAGGCCGACGGTCCCGCCCTGGAGATCACCTGCGACCCCGACGCTTTCAACGATGTGGTGAAGGCCCTGGAGGGAAGGGCTACGCCTTCGCCAGCGCGGAGATCGAGATGGTGCCCCAGAACTACATCACCCTCACCGGCGAGGGAGACGTGAAGAACATGGAGAAGCTCATCGACATGCTGGAGGACAACGACGACGTGCAGAACGTCTGGCACAACTGGGATAACGACTGAGCATCGCTGGATAGAGAGAGGACGGGGAGACCCGTCCTCTTTTCATCTCTGCAGAAATGAAACAAAACTTTTCTTTTGTGCAAAAACGCCGGAGAGGCGGGCCTAACCGGTCCCCCTTACCATTACCATAACAATGACCATAACCATCACCATAACCCTAACTCTAGCTATTACCATAACGGGAGAATTTTACAAAATCCTCCCGGAGATTGCATAGAACCGTGCATCAGATGGGGAGGGGACGCCTTTTCTTGAGAGGAGTGGTTTTTCGTTGGCAGAGGAACACAAGAAGAGTTTTATGCTGTATTTCGATAATTTTCCCTGTGTGGCGGCCCTGGACGCGGAGCAGCGGGGGAACTGCTGCTTCTGTTGTACCGCTATGCCATGGCGGCGGACAAGGCTCCCACGGATCCGGAGGAGGTTTTGCGGCAGCACCCGGGCTTGAGGGAGGAGACCCGCATGGCCTACCGGTTTCTGGCGGAGACCATTCGGCGGGATACAGAGAAGTGGAAGGAAAAGCAGCGGCGCTACCAAGAGGCGGCGGCGCGGCGGCAGGGGGATGGGGCGATCTCCCGGCAGGCCCTGGAACAGGCCGCGCCCAAGGATTACAGCGACATCCGGAAGTACCTACGGGACGTCTCTACCGCTGGTCGGTTGCCAAAATCGGACCCATAGGGTAGACTGAGGGCGAGGTGATACACGTGAACAAGGAGCGGCTGGGCGATTTCATCGGCAGCGAGCGGAAAAATCTGGGCCTGACCCAGCGGGATCTGGCGGCGCGGCTGCATGTGACGGACAAGGCCGTCAGCAAGTGGGAGCGGGGACTGAGCTACCCGGATGTGACGCTGCTGGAGCCCCTGGCGGCAGCCCTGGACTTGACGGTGGAGGAGCTGATGGCCTGCCGGAGGCAGGCGGCGAAAGGAGCGGAGGAGACCATGCAGAGCTTGTTGGATATCTCCCGTGACAGCGTGCGGCAGGAGCGGCGGCGCTCCTGGCAGCGGCTGGCGGCGGTGCTGGTGCTGCTGGCCGTAACTGCAGCCGTGGTGGCGTATACGCAGATCGTGGTGACGGAGGAGGGGTATTACAGCATCGTTCTGAAAGAGACTGTGAATGGCAGGAACTGTGTCTATGTGGAGGACCGTGGACACCTGATCCGGCTGAAGTGCGGGGAGGATGTGGACTTTGATGCCCTCACGCTGCGGGACGAGCGGGGAGATACCATTTCCTATCAGATGGACTTTCAATGGAACCGGCTGACCCGCACTGGTACGGTGTCTGCCTGTGAGGACACCGGCGTCACCGTTCTGGGAGGTGTCATGGATGTCACCTATGAGGGGGATTCCGGCAGCGTGCCGCTTCTCTTCGGCGATACCAGCGTCCAGTATCTCCGGGACGGGTATTACCCGGACCCCTACGCAGAGTCCGAAAATCTGGTGTTTTTATGTGACGTCCGGTTTTGGCCCTATCATCCGGAGGAGCCGGACCCCACCGGCATCAACACCCGGGCAATCCTGGAAGTGGAGGACTGCATCAACGCCGAGGCGCTGGACGTGGATGGGGACGGAGCGCTGGAGGTGGCCGTCCGCACCCGCTGGCCGGAGAAGCCGTACACCGTCTACGACTATGTGGATGGAGAGATTGTGGAGTCATGGCCGGACACCCTGCCGGAGGAGATTTTGGAACAGATGTGGGCCCCGTGGGAAGGGCTATGAGAGGTGCTGCCTATGGAATCTCCTGCGCCCCCCCTCTGAGAGCGGCGGGTGGGGTCTCCTTCCACCCGGAGGCGGGGAGCCAGCATCTGGCCTTTCACAGCCGGGAGCGGGTCCTCCGCCGCATCGACCAGTACACCGCGCGGCAGTACCGGCATCAATCGGGACAAAAAGAGGCCCTGGCTTTCGCCAGGACCTCTTCTTGTACGAGCAAGACTGTAAGCCGGGTTCTGTATCAAACAGTCATCTATCTCGACGTACCGTCGCCGGTACGCTCCAGCCACCCCGGGAGCGGCCGGGCCAGCCTTGAGGGTCGGACCCCCTGCTCCCATACCGGTGTTGCTCCGGATAGAGTTTACAGCATCGGACAGTCTCCAGCCGATGGGTGAGCTCTTACCTCGCCTTTCCACCCTTACCGACAGAGCTACTCTCTGTCGGTAAGGGTGGCTTGCCGCTCCCCGCGGGAGCGGCCGCTGCGGCGGGCTGATTGCAATTAGGAAGAGGGACCCTTCGTCCCTCTTCACACAACACCCCTGCGCCGTTCCGCGCGGAAGCGATTGCGCTGTTCGGGGAAGTTTCCCTCGCCCCGCTCCGCGGGCATCGCGTTCAGCCGTCGCTGGTTCCCTGACCGATACAGAGTAACTCTGTCGGCGGTATATCTCTGTTGCACTTTTCCTGAAGTCGCCTTCGGCGGGCGTTACCCGTTATCCTTGCCCTGTGGAGCCCGGACTTTCCTCACGACCGGCCTTTCGGCCTGGCCGCGCGACTGTCTGTCTTACTCGCCTGTCTATTTTAGCGGAATCCGACGGGATTGTCAACGCCTGGCCGCAATGCGGCCTCCACATCGGCGGAAGTCGCCAGGGCCTTCCGCTGAAAATACCGGATGGCCCGCAGAGCGCAGTTAGGTCCCGGCTTCATGGCCCCGCAGCCCTGGGAGAAAAAGTCTGGGAAGGGGAGGGGCGTGGTTGTATTTTTTTCCGATCTGCGGTATAATTTCCTTGTCTGTCAATCTCTGCCGCCCAGCGCGGCGTTAGGAGCGTACCCATGAAGTTTGAGGAATATCTGGACTCTCTGCGGAACAAGTCCGTGGCCGTCATCGGCATCGGCGTCAGCAACCGGCCCCTGATCCGGCTGCTGCTGGAGCGGGGCATTCGCGTCACCGCCTGCGACAAAAAATCCCGGGAGGCCCTGGGGCCCCTGGGGACGAGCTGGAGCAGCACGGCTGCCGCCTGCAGCTGGGGGAGGACTACCTGAAGGGCCTGACGGAGGACGTGATCTTCCGGACCCCCGGCCTGCGGCCCGACGTGCCGGAGCTGGCGGCGGCGGTGGCGCGGGGCAGCCTGCTGACTTCCGAGATGGAGGTCTTTTTTGAGGTCTGCCCCTGTCCCGAGATCGCCGTCACCGGGTCCGACGGCAAGACCACGACCACCACGATCATCGCAAAGCTCCTGGAGGCCGCCGGGCGCACCGTCCACCTGGGGGGCAACATCGGCCGCCCGCTGCTGTGCGACACGCCGGACATCGCGCCAACGGATCTGGCGGTGCTGGAGCTCAGCTCCTTCCAGCTGATGACCATGGACCGGAGCCCCCGCATCGCCGTTATGACCAACCTGTCTCCCAACCACCTGGATGTCCACAAGAGCTACGGAGAGTATATCGCTGCCAAGGAAAATATCTTTACACACCAGACAGTCCGGGATATTGCCGTCTTTAATGCCGACAACGAGGCCACGGTCCGCTGCGCTGAAAAGGCCCCGGGCCGGGTGCGGTGGTTCTCCCGCCGGAAGGAGGTGGCGGACGGCGTGTTCCTCCGGGGTACCTCTATCGTCTGCCGGGGGCCGCAGGGCGAGCGGGTAGTGCTGGACACCGCCGACATCAAGCTCCCCGGCGTCCACAACATCGAGAACTACATGGCCGCCGTCGCCGCCGTGGACGGGATGGTCCCAGACGAGGCCATCCGGGCCTTCGCCCGCACCTTCGGCGGCGTGGAGCACCGGATCGAGCTGGTCCGGGAGCTGGACGGGGTGCGCTGGTACAACGACTCCATCGCCTCCAGCCCCAGCCGCACCATCGCCGGGCTCCGGTCCTTCCCGGAGAAGGTCATCCTCATCGCCGGGGGCAAGGACAAGGGCATCTCCTATGACGCCATCGGCCCGGAGATCAACGAGCATGTGAAAGCCCTGATCCTCTGCGGCGCAACCGCCGGGGTGATCCGGGCCGCCGTGGAGAAGGCCGCCAACTTCACCGGCCTGCCCATCACGGAGGTGGACAGCTACCAGTCCGCCGTGGCGCTGGCCCGTGAGACGGCGCGGCCGGGGGATGTGGTGCTGCTGTCCCCGGCCAGCACCTCCTTTGACCGGTTCGCCAACTTCATGGAGCGGGGCCGGGTCTTCAAGGATCTGGTGAACGCTCTGAAATAAGGCCAGGCCGCCCCCGCATACAATGGCGGGAAGGGGGCGTGATGGCCATGATCTGGCGCGGATTTTACTTCTACCGCCGGCGGATGGACCGCCGGCGGGTGCTGCGGGCCCTGGCGTTTCTGCTGATGGCTCTGGCGCTGACGGTGCTCTTCATCGCCGCCACCCAGATGCGGCCTCTGCTGGAGAGCATGGCCACCACCCGGGTGTCCAACACCGTTACCCGCATCGTCAGCGAGGCCGTGTATGAGGCCATCGAGAAGGGCGAGCTGCAGTACGACGGCCTGGTGTCCTTTGAGAAGGACACGGAGGGCCACATCACCGCTGTGCAGAGCAACATGGCGGCCTTCAACCACCTGCAGGCGGAGATTCTGGACACGGTCCTGACCCGCATCAGCCAGGTGCCCACCGGGGACCTGTCCATCCCCATCGGCAGCCTGACGGGTTCGACGCTGCTGGCGGGACGGGGGCCCCGCATCACCGTGCGGATGGAGTCCGTGGGGTCGTCGGAGGCGAACTTCCGCAACGCCTTCACCTCCGCCGGCATCAACCAGACCAAGCATCAGATCATCCTGACGGTGGATGTCTCCGTCAGCGTTCTGCTGCCGGGGTTCCGCACCGCCACCAAGGTGTCCAATTCCTTCATCGTGGCGGAGACGGTGATCGTAGGCACGGTGCCGGACACCTACACTTATTTCTCCACAGATCCGGATACGTACGAGGAGGATCTGAAAGACTACATTCTGAACAACAGCTGAGAAGGGAGCACACCCTATGGACTACCGCGAGGAAATGAAGCAGCTGCGGGACTTTTTGAACCAGCAGAGCTATCTGTACTATGTTCTGGACGCGCCGGTGATCCCGGATTACGAGTACGACCGGCTGAACCGGCGCCTGGAGGAGCTGGAGGCTGAGCACCCCGAGGAGATCACCCCGGACTCTCCCACGCAGCGGGTGGGAGACAAAATCCTGGAGGGCTTTGAGACCTATGAGCATCCGGTGCCGCTGGAGAGCCTGCAGGACGTGTTCAACGCAGAGGAGGTCTCGGAGTTCCTGGATCGGATGCGGGAGGCCCTGGGGGACGGCGCCGCCTACTCCGTGGAGCCCAAGGTGGACGGCCTGTCCGTGGCCCTGGAGTATCGGGACGGCGTGTTCGTCCGGGGCGCCACCCGGGGCGACGGCCGGGTGGGGGAGGACGTGACGGAGAACCTCAAGACCATCCGCGCCATCCCCATGCAGCTGCCGGAGAAGCTGCCCCGGCTCATCGTCCGGGGCGAGGTCTATATGTCCCGGGCGGTGTTCGCGGAGATCAATGCCCGCCGGGAGCTGGAGGGCAAGCCCCTCATGGCCAATCCCCGGAACGCCGCCGCCGGGTCCCTGCGGCAGCTGGACCCCAAGATCTGCGCGGAGCGGAAGTTGGATATCCAGGTGTTCAACCTCCAGCTGGCGGAGGGCAAGACCTTCCAGAACCACTCGGAGACCCTGGACTACATGGCCTCCCAGCACTTCAAGGTGATCCCCCACAAGACCCTCTCCGACCCGGCGGAGATTCAGGCGGAGATCGACCGGATCAACGAGGAGCGGATGGACTACCCCTTCGACATCGACGGGGCGGTCATCAAGAGCGACCACCTGGCGGACCGGGAGCGGCTGGGCTCCACCGCCAAGTTCCCCAAGTGGGCGGTGGCCTTCAAGTACCCGCCGGAGAAGAAGTTCTCCGTGGTCCAGGACATCGTGGTGCAGGTGGGCCGCACCGGCGTGCTGACGCCCAAGGCGGTGCTGTCCCCGGTGCGGCTGGCGGGCACCACCGTCACCAACGCCACCCTCCACAACCAGGACTTCATCACCGAGAAGGACATCCGCGTGGGGGACACTGTGCTGGTGCAGAAGGCGGGGGAGATCATCCCGGAGATTTTGAGCGTGGACTTCGACAAACGCCCGGAGGGCACGGTGCCCTACACGCTGCCGGACGCCTGCCCGGTGTGCGGCGCCCCAGTGGTCCGGGACGAGGACGGCGCGGCCCTGCGCTGCACCGGCGCGGAGTGCCCGGCCCAGCTGCTGCGGAACCTCACCCACTTCGCCAGCCGGGACGCCATGGACATCGACGGCTGCGGTCCGGCGGTGATCCAGCAGCTGATCGACTCCGGGCTGATCTCCAACGCCGCGGACCTGTACAGCCTCCACGCCGCGGACGTGGCCAAGCTGGACCGGATGGGGGAGAAGTCCGCGGAGAACCTGATCCGGGCCATTGAGAACTCCAAGGCCAACGACCTGAGCCGCCTGCTGTACGGCCTGGGCATCCGGCAGGTGGGGGAGAAGGCCGCCAAGACCCTCGCCGCCCACTTCGGCTCCATGGACGCGCTGATGGCCGCCACAGAGGAGGCGCTGACGGAGATTCCCGACGTGGGCGGCATCACCGCCCGGTGCATCGCGGACTACTTCCGGGGCGACCAGGCGAAGGACCTGATCCGCCGCCTGAAAGAGGCGGGGGTGAACATGGAGAGCACCGCCCAGCCCACCGGGGACCTGCTGGCGGGATTGACCTTCGTCCTGACCGGCGAGCTGGAGTCCGCCTCCCGCAAGGAGGCCGGGGAGAAGCTGGAGGCTTTGGGGGCCAAGGTGTCCGGGTCCGTGTCCAAAAAGACCGGCGCCGTGGTGGCCGGAGAGGCCGCGGGCAGCAAACTCCGGAAGGCCCAGGAGCTGGGGGTGCCGGTTCTCAGCGAGGAGCAGTACCGGGTGCTGGTGGACGAGGTCCCCGGCGACAAGGCGGAAATCCTGGCCCTGCTGGGCCGGGACGAGGCGGCAAAAGAAGCGGAATAAACAGGGAAGCGGGGGCTCACGCCCCCGCTCTTTCGGCTTGTGTGCAGGCTGCGCTGCGATGCGTGCCCGGCGGGCGTACCGTCAGCAGGGGTCATCGATCTGGATCATGAATTTTGTGACGTATTCCTCCGGGCTGGAGATCGCAAATTCGTTCAATCCAAGCTCGTAGGCAAAGCCCGTCAGTGTCAGATGCTGCCGGCGGGCATAGTCGATCATTTTTTGGTACATGGCGGGCGCCTTGTCCCAAGGTCCCTTCTGATAGCCGCAAAGATACCGCCCCGCCGGCCTGACGAACGTATGCGGACCGGATGCGCTGCCGGACGAATAGGTAAACAGCCCGTCGTATGTTTCAAAGGACCCGGCGGTGACTTTGTCCAGGGAGAGGAAGCTCCCGATTCCCATGCGTATCTGCTCAATGCCCCATTGACTTTTCAAATCGGTAAAAAGCCGGGATAAATCGTCTCCGGAAAAATCATACGGCAAAACAGAAATTTTGACCGCGCCGCACTCCTCGACCCTGATTTCCTCATCCGGCAGGCCCTCGCAAAGACGCACCTGCGCTTTTTTGGTCTTCAGTATGTTCCGCGCGCGCTTCAGCCTTCGTATCTCCAGATCGATTTCCGCCTCTTTCCGATCTGCGATCTGCAAAAACTTTTCCGGAGCAGGATGCTTACAGTAGTCCGCAATTTCCGCGATGCTCATATTCAACTCTTTCAGCATACGGATATACTCAAAAACAATGCTCTGTGATGCGTCGTAATAGCGGTAACCGTTTTCCCCCTTTTGGCAGGGGGAAAACAGGCCGATGTCGTCATAATAATGCAGCGTTCTCCGATTGACACCGTGCAGTTCCGCAAACTGGGCGGTGGTCATTTTTACAGTGTTTTGCCTCATCACAAAATAGCTCCTTTTCCGGTATTGACATTACAGCTGCTGTAAGGACTATTATACGGGGTATCCGAGACCAATACCAGGGGGAATATCATGGAGATGCAAATCAGAGAATATCAGAAACAGGACTTTCAGCCCTTAAAGGAAATCATCCGAAGCACGTGGCACTATGATGAGT
This DNA window, taken from Dysosmobacter welbionis, encodes the following:
- a CDS encoding sigma-70 family RNA polymerase sigma factor; translated protein: MYKFSEKTPQPLDQCSDETLCQLVAGGSREAEEALVTRYNRLVRTCARPFFLVGGDSEDLTQEGMVGLLKAVREYDASKEASFRTFAEICIRNRLYSVLRAAARDKHMALNQSVPLDTPFFDANSYTSGTSDLTQRDPEAYLIDREHTAALLSGVRKQLSEFEAKILGYYLDGLSCREIAETVGKPPKSVDNAVQRIRRKVARQLLSGDLSGS
- a CDS encoding zinc-ribbon domain containing protein, which translates into the protein MYEDKTLVCKECGQEFVFTAGEQEFYAERGFQNEPQRCKACRDARKNAARGPREYFTAVCAACGGEARVPFEPKSDRPVYCSECFAKMRDQQR
- a CDS encoding DUF1858 domain-containing protein: MIEIKKDTIIGDILDVAPQTAPIFLSIGMHCLGCPSSRGETVEEACMVHGVDCDKLLALVNEEANKKAE
- a CDS encoding DUF6291 domain-containing protein; translated protein: MLLLYRYAMAADKAPTDPEEVLRQHPGLREETRMAYRFLAETIRRDTEKWKEKQRRYQEAAARRQGDGAISRQALEQAAPKDYSDIRKYLRDVSTAGRLPKSDP
- a CDS encoding helix-turn-helix domain-containing protein: MNKERLGDFIGSERKNLGLTQRDLAARLHVTDKAVSKWERGLSYPDVTLLEPLAAALDLTVEELMACRRQAAKGAEETMQSLLDISRDSVRQERRRSWQRLAAVLVLLAVTAAVVAYTQIVVTEEGYYSIVLKETVNGRNCVYVEDRGHLIRLKCGEDVDFDALTLRDERGDTISYQMDFQWNRLTRTGTVSACEDTGVTVLGGVMDVTYEGDSGSVPLLFGDTSVQYLRDGYYPDPYAESENLVFLCDVRFWPYHPEEPDPTGINTRAILEVEDCINAEALDVDGDGALEVAVRTRWPEKPYTVYDYVDGEIVESWPDTLPEEILEQMWAPWEGL
- the murD gene encoding UDP-N-acetylmuramoyl-L-alanine--D-glutamate ligase, with product MIFRTPGLRPDVPELAAAVARGSLLTSEMEVFFEVCPCPEIAVTGSDGKTTTTTIIAKLLEAAGRTVHLGGNIGRPLLCDTPDIAPTDLAVLELSSFQLMTMDRSPRIAVMTNLSPNHLDVHKSYGEYIAAKENIFTHQTVRDIAVFNADNEATVRCAEKAPGRVRWFSRRKEVADGVFLRGTSIVCRGPQGERVVLDTADIKLPGVHNIENYMAAVAAVDGMVPDEAIRAFARTFGGVEHRIELVRELDGVRWYNDSIASSPSRTIAGLRSFPEKVILIAGGKDKGISYDAIGPEINEHVKALILCGATAGVIRAAVEKAANFTGLPITEVDSYQSAVALARETARPGDVVLLSPASTSFDRFANFMERGRVFKDLVNALK
- the yunB gene encoding sporulation protein YunB, which translates into the protein MIWRGFYFYRRRMDRRRVLRALAFLLMALALTVLFIAATQMRPLLESMATTRVSNTVTRIVSEAVYEAIEKGELQYDGLVSFEKDTEGHITAVQSNMAAFNHLQAEILDTVLTRISQVPTGDLSIPIGSLTGSTLLAGRGPRITVRMESVGSSEANFRNAFTSAGINQTKHQIILTVDVSVSVLLPGFRTATKVSNSFIVAETVIVGTVPDTYTYFSTDPDTYEEDLKDYILNNS
- the ligA gene encoding NAD-dependent DNA ligase LigA; this translates as MDYREEMKQLRDFLNQQSYLYYVLDAPVIPDYEYDRLNRRLEELEAEHPEEITPDSPTQRVGDKILEGFETYEHPVPLESLQDVFNAEEVSEFLDRMREALGDGAAYSVEPKVDGLSVALEYRDGVFVRGATRGDGRVGEDVTENLKTIRAIPMQLPEKLPRLIVRGEVYMSRAVFAEINARRELEGKPLMANPRNAAAGSLRQLDPKICAERKLDIQVFNLQLAEGKTFQNHSETLDYMASQHFKVIPHKTLSDPAEIQAEIDRINEERMDYPFDIDGAVIKSDHLADRERLGSTAKFPKWAVAFKYPPEKKFSVVQDIVVQVGRTGVLTPKAVLSPVRLAGTTVTNATLHNQDFITEKDIRVGDTVLVQKAGEIIPEILSVDFDKRPEGTVPYTLPDACPVCGAPVVRDEDGAALRCTGAECPAQLLRNLTHFASRDAMDIDGCGPAVIQQLIDSGLISNAADLYSLHAADVAKLDRMGEKSAENLIRAIENSKANDLSRLLYGLGIRQVGEKAAKTLAAHFGSMDALMAATEEALTEIPDVGGITARCIADYFRGDQAKDLIRRLKEAGVNMESTAQPTGDLLAGLTFVLTGELESASRKEAGEKLEALGAKVSGSVSKKTGAVVAGEAAGSKLRKAQELGVPVLSEEQYRVLVDEVPGDKAEILALLGRDEAAKEAE
- a CDS encoding MerR family transcriptional regulator; the encoded protein is MRQNTVKMTTAQFAELHGVNRRTLHYYDDIGLFSPCQKGENGYRYYDASQSIVFEYIRMLKELNMSIAEIADYCKHPAPEKFLQIADRKEAEIDLEIRRLKRARNILKTKKAQVRLCEGLPDEEIRVEECGAVKISVLPYDFSGDDLSRLFTDLKSQWGIEQIRMGIGSFLSLDKVTAGSFETYDGLFTYSSGSASGPHTFVRPAGRYLCGYQKGPWDKAPAMYQKMIDYARRQHLTLTGFAYELGLNEFAISSPEEYVTKFMIQIDDPC